One region of Streptococcus parasanguinis genomic DNA includes:
- the yajC gene encoding preprotein translocase subunit YajC, whose product MQGGSLLIMLVLMVGLMYFMSRSQKKQYQKRMESLNKLQKGNEVITIGGLYGTIDEVDTDRKTVVLDVDGVYLTFELGAIKTVLPVSEGISATATEGASSDADSAIEE is encoded by the coding sequence ATGCAAGGCGGAAGTTTGCTAATTATGCTCGTTCTTATGGTCGGTTTGATGTACTTCATGAGCCGTAGCCAAAAGAAACAGTACCAAAAACGGATGGAAAGTTTGAATAAACTTCAAAAAGGAAATGAAGTCATCACGATTGGTGGCTTGTACGGAACCATCGATGAAGTCGATACAGACCGCAAGACCGTTGTCTTGGATGTTGATGGTGTCTACCTGACCTTTGAATTGGGAGCGATCAAAACAGTTCTTCCTGTATCAGAAGGAATCTCAGCTACTGCGACAGAAGGTGCTAGCTCAGATGCTGATTCAGCCATCGAAGAATAA
- a CDS encoding AAA family ATPase, translating to MNNNFNNMDDLFNQLMGNMGGFRSESRRYMINGREVTPEEFAIYRQTGQLPNEGSEQVQHHQGKGMKQDGILAKLGRNLTEEAREGKLDPVIGRNKEIQETAEILSRRTKNNPVLVGDAGVGKTAVVEGLAQAIVNGDVPAAIKNKEIISIDISGLEAGTQYRGSFEENIQNLIQEVKAMGNVILFFDEIHQILGAGSTGDGQGSKGLADIIKPALSRGELTVIGATTQDEYRNTILKNAALARRFNEVKVNAPSAEDTFKILQGIRDLYEKHHNVILPDEVLKAAVDYSIQYIPQRSLPDKAIDLVDVTAAHLAAQHPVTDVHAVEHEIEEEKAKQEAAAAKEDYEAALNAKVRIEELEKKIENHTEDHKVTATINDVAESVERMTGIPVSQMGATDIERLKDMGHRLQTKVIGQDKAVEAVARAIRRNRAGFDEGNRPIGSFLFVGPTGVGKTELAKQLALDMFGTKDAIIRLDMSEYSDRTAVSKLIGTTAGYVGYDDNSNTLTERVRRNPYSIVLLDEIEKADPQVITLLLQVLDDGRLTDGQGNTVNFKNTVIIATSNAGFGYEANLTEDADKPELMDRLKPYFRPEFLNRFNAVIEFSHLSKEDLSKIVDLMLVDVNKTLSKKEIDLAVSDAAKEYMTEEGYDEVMGVRPLRRVVEQQIRDKVTDFHLDNLDAKHLEADMEDGVLVIREKDTKKEENTDKQAD from the coding sequence ATGAACAACAACTTTAACAATATGGATGATCTTTTCAATCAACTAATGGGAAACATGGGTGGTTTTCGTTCTGAAAGCCGTCGCTACATGATCAACGGTCGTGAAGTGACACCAGAAGAATTCGCTATTTACCGCCAAACTGGTCAACTTCCAAATGAAGGAAGTGAGCAAGTGCAACACCATCAAGGTAAAGGAATGAAACAAGATGGGATCCTTGCAAAACTTGGTCGTAACTTGACCGAAGAAGCTCGTGAAGGAAAATTGGATCCGGTCATCGGACGTAATAAAGAAATTCAAGAAACTGCTGAAATCTTGTCTCGTCGTACCAAGAACAACCCTGTCCTTGTAGGGGATGCCGGTGTTGGTAAAACAGCAGTTGTAGAAGGTTTGGCACAAGCTATTGTGAACGGGGATGTTCCAGCGGCTATCAAAAACAAAGAAATCATCTCGATTGATATTTCTGGTCTAGAAGCTGGTACGCAATACCGTGGTAGCTTTGAAGAAAATATTCAAAATCTGATCCAAGAAGTCAAAGCTATGGGAAATGTTATTCTCTTCTTTGATGAAATCCATCAAATCCTTGGTGCAGGTAGCACAGGTGATGGTCAAGGCTCTAAAGGTCTTGCGGATATCATCAAACCTGCTCTTTCACGTGGGGAATTGACAGTCATTGGGGCAACTACTCAAGATGAATACCGTAACACCATCTTGAAGAATGCAGCTCTTGCTCGTCGTTTCAACGAAGTGAAAGTCAATGCTCCATCAGCTGAAGATACTTTCAAGATTCTCCAAGGGATCCGTGATCTTTATGAAAAACACCACAATGTCATCTTGCCAGATGAAGTTTTGAAAGCAGCGGTTGATTATTCGATCCAATACATTCCACAACGTAGCTTGCCTGATAAGGCCATTGACTTGGTCGATGTGACAGCTGCTCACTTGGCAGCCCAACATCCAGTAACAGATGTCCATGCTGTGGAACATGAAATTGAAGAAGAAAAAGCTAAACAAGAAGCTGCAGCTGCTAAAGAAGATTACGAAGCAGCTCTTAATGCAAAAGTTCGTATCGAAGAACTTGAAAAGAAAATTGAAAACCATACGGAAGACCATAAAGTAACAGCAACAATCAACGATGTGGCCGAATCTGTAGAACGGATGACGGGTATTCCAGTGTCACAAATGGGTGCAACTGATATCGAACGTTTGAAAGATATGGGTCACCGTTTGCAAACCAAGGTTATCGGTCAAGATAAAGCCGTTGAAGCAGTGGCACGTGCTATCCGTCGGAACCGTGCAGGATTTGACGAAGGTAACCGCCCAATCGGTAGCTTCCTCTTTGTAGGTCCTACTGGTGTTGGTAAGACTGAGTTGGCTAAACAATTGGCTCTTGATATGTTCGGAACCAAAGATGCGATCATCCGTTTGGACATGTCAGAATATAGCGACCGCACAGCCGTTTCTAAATTGATTGGTACAACTGCTGGTTATGTTGGTTACGATGACAATAGCAATACTTTGACAGAACGTGTTCGCCGTAACCCTTACTCAATCGTCCTTCTCGATGAAATTGAAAAGGCTGACCCTCAAGTGATCACACTTCTTCTCCAAGTTTTGGATGATGGTCGTTTGACTGATGGTCAAGGGAACACTGTAAACTTCAAGAACACTGTGATTATCGCCACTTCAAACGCTGGCTTTGGTTACGAAGCCAACTTGACAGAAGATGCGGATAAACCAGAACTCATGGATCGTTTGAAACCTTACTTCCGTCCAGAATTCTTGAACCGTTTCAACGCTGTCATTGAATTCTCACACTTGAGCAAGGAAGACCTTTCTAAGATTGTTGATTTGATGTTGGTAGATGTCAATAAGACCCTTTCTAAGAAAGAAATCGACTTGGCAGTGAGCGATGCAGCCAAAGAATATATGACTGAAGAAGGTTATGATGAAGTGATGGGAGTTCGTCCACTCCGTCGGGTAGTTGAACAACAAATCCGTGACAAAGTCACAGACTTCCACTTGGATAACTTGGATGCTAAACATCTTGAAGCAGACATGGAAGATGGTGTCCTTGTGATTAGAGAAAAAGACACAAAGAAGGAAGAAAACACTGATAAACAAGCAGACTAA